From a region of the Prevotella melaninogenica genome:
- a CDS encoding YncE family protein yields the protein MKKNLLTLGVILMSALTFTACSDDNDFTYTQPAVSNTDVYVACAGNWNANDGTVGILDYNSESRPTAPYIYSDAYRTQNGIGIGDAQDLIVFGTKLVVTCTTSSKVEVLDRMGKKEQTIKLHNASPRYLATDGNYVYFSAYNGKLYKMNPNNPVQPLVDSVEVGDHPEALSVANGKLYANISGYGKGNTVAVVDCNSFKKTKTLTVGKNPYNQNIAVGNDVYFVSMFNNDDALVQKINAKNDEVKKLFKASSIAYSAKKNALVCLYATYYDTNKRFFIYDLATGKETDLDMAGLKNPSQVNVDRYGNIYVIDTPSYTAPSEVFYYSPEGKLIQGKIVVGYSAQNVRFAN from the coding sequence ATGAAAAAGAATCTTCTTACACTTGGTGTTATTCTTATGTCAGCACTTACATTTACGGCTTGTAGTGATGATAATGACTTTACTTACACACAGCCAGCAGTATCTAACACAGATGTATATGTTGCTTGTGCTGGTAACTGGAATGCAAATGATGGTACAGTGGGTATTCTCGACTATAATAGCGAGTCACGTCCAACTGCACCATACATCTACAGTGATGCTTATAGAACTCAGAATGGTATCGGAATCGGTGATGCACAGGACTTAATTGTCTTTGGAACTAAGCTTGTCGTTACTTGTACAACCTCTTCAAAGGTTGAAGTTTTGGACCGAATGGGTAAGAAAGAACAGACAATTAAGTTGCATAACGCCAGCCCACGCTATTTGGCAACAGATGGTAATTATGTTTACTTCTCTGCTTACAATGGTAAGCTATACAAGATGAATCCTAACAACCCAGTACAGCCATTGGTTGACTCTGTAGAAGTAGGCGATCATCCAGAGGCACTTTCTGTTGCTAATGGTAAACTTTATGCAAACATCTCAGGTTATGGTAAAGGAAATACTGTTGCTGTTGTTGACTGTAACTCATTTAAGAAGACAAAGACACTTACCGTAGGTAAGAATCCTTATAACCAGAATATTGCTGTTGGTAATGATGTTTACTTTGTATCAATGTTCAATAACGATGATGCTCTTGTACAGAAGATTAATGCTAAAAACGATGAGGTTAAAAAGCTCTTCAAGGCAAGTTCAATTGCATACAGTGCTAAGAAGAACGCACTCGTATGCCTATATGCTACCTACTATGATACTAATAAGCGTTTCTTTATCTATGATCTCGCAACAGGAAAGGAAACCGACCTTGATATGGCAGGCCTTAAAAATCCTTCACAGGTTAATGTTGACCGTTATGGTAACATCTATGTTATAGATACCCCAAGCTATACAGCACCAAGTGAAGTATTCTATTACTCTCCAGAGGGCAAACTCATTCAGGGAAAAATTGTAGTTGGATATAGCGCACAGAACGTTCGCTTTGCCAACTAA
- the nhaD gene encoding sodium:proton antiporter NhaD, whose protein sequence is MSTLTIAIIVVFVLGYALIAMESLTKVNKAAVALLMFVFCWTLYMFDPAPFVQLMHPDFMGTGDKVVSFVNTLITEHLGDTATTLFFLMGAMTIVEIVDQNGGFNWVKNVMQSKTKRSLLWKIAFMTFFLSAILDNLTTSIVMVMILRKLVQDKHDRMIYASLVIIAANSGGAFSPIGDVTTIMLWNAGMITAGGVLSEIFIPSLVSMLIPAFLLQMLLKGNIQYDDMSSDMSGDREVLEFNGFQRKVVFAIGVGGLCSVPLFHFFTDLPPFAGILLVLGILWTVTEVFYRNLHKKRGDEIQFSKRVSSLLSRIDMSTILFFLGILMAVACLEEVGVLKELGSGLNTTFNGNHYAVTGIIGVLSAIVDNVPLVAGSMGMYPIGIEPDMAVDGIFWQLLAYCAGVGGSMLIVGSAAGVVVMGLEKITFGWYMKRITWIAFLGYIAGILSYWIMRTYIFTTPL, encoded by the coding sequence ATGTCTACACTAACAATTGCGATTATTGTAGTCTTCGTGCTGGGCTATGCGCTCATTGCAATGGAGAGCCTTACTAAGGTTAACAAGGCAGCAGTTGCCTTATTGATGTTTGTTTTCTGCTGGACACTTTACATGTTTGATCCAGCACCGTTTGTACAGCTGATGCACCCAGACTTTATGGGAACAGGTGATAAGGTTGTGTCGTTTGTAAATACTTTGATAACGGAGCATTTAGGCGATACAGCTACCACACTCTTCTTCCTTATGGGAGCTATGACGATTGTGGAAATCGTTGATCAGAACGGTGGTTTCAACTGGGTAAAGAATGTAATGCAGTCTAAGACAAAGCGTAGTCTGTTGTGGAAGATTGCCTTTATGACTTTCTTCCTTTCTGCTATCCTTGATAACCTAACGACAAGTATTGTGATGGTTATGATTTTGCGTAAGCTTGTACAGGATAAGCACGACCGAATGATTTACGCTTCGTTAGTTATTATTGCTGCTAATTCAGGTGGAGCTTTCTCTCCAATTGGTGACGTAACTACGATTATGTTGTGGAATGCAGGTATGATAACTGCAGGTGGTGTACTCAGTGAGATATTTATTCCTTCATTAGTTTCAATGTTGATACCAGCATTCTTGCTTCAGATGCTTTTGAAAGGTAATATCCAGTATGATGATATGTCAAGCGATATGTCAGGTGATCGCGAAGTCTTGGAGTTTAATGGGTTCCAGCGTAAGGTTGTCTTTGCAATCGGTGTAGGCGGTCTTTGCTCTGTTCCTTTGTTCCACTTCTTTACTGATTTACCTCCTTTTGCTGGTATTTTGCTCGTATTGGGTATTTTATGGACTGTGACAGAAGTATTCTATCGTAATCTTCATAAGAAAAGAGGTGATGAGATTCAGTTCTCTAAACGTGTAAGTAGTTTGTTGAGTCGTATCGATATGTCTACTATCCTTTTCTTCCTTGGTATTTTGATGGCTGTGGCTTGTTTGGAGGAAGTAGGTGTGTTGAAGGAGTTAGGTAGTGGTTTGAACACAACCTTCAATGGCAATCATTATGCTGTGACTGGTATTATCGGTGTACTTTCAGCTATTGTTGACAACGTTCCGCTCGTAGCTGGTAGTATGGGTATGTATCCTATTGGAATAGAGCCAGATATGGCAGTGGATGGTATCTTCTGGCAGTTGCTTGCTTATTGTGCTGGTGTGGGCGGTTCAATGCTCATCGTTGGTTCTGCAGCAGGTGTTGTTGTTATGGGTCTTGAGAAGATTACCTTTGGCTGGTATATGAAGCGCATTACGTGGATTGCTTTCTTAGGTTATATTGCTGGTATCCTTTCATACTGGATTATGCGTACATATATTTTTACCACTCCGCTTTAA
- a CDS encoding (deoxy)nucleoside triphosphate pyrophosphohydrolase codes for MEKKHLNVVCAVIHDGEKILCTQRLRKGPNYIAEHWEFPGGKVNEGESDYEALRREILEEMDWNIYVGAKLGSVEYDYPDFSISLTAYDCMAHDNDFKLLEHIDSCWLKPEEFSRLDWAEADAALIKQLWK; via the coding sequence ATGGAAAAGAAACATCTCAACGTTGTCTGCGCTGTTATTCATGACGGTGAAAAGATTCTATGTACACAGCGATTGCGTAAAGGTCCTAATTACATTGCTGAACATTGGGAGTTTCCAGGTGGTAAAGTCAATGAAGGAGAAAGTGATTATGAGGCTTTGCGTCGTGAGATACTTGAGGAAATGGACTGGAACATCTATGTCGGAGCAAAACTTGGGAGTGTTGAATATGACTATCCAGACTTTTCAATCAGCCTTACTGCCTATGACTGTATGGCACATGACAATGATTTCAAGCTTCTCGAACATATTGACTCCTGCTGGTTGAAACCAGAAGAGTTCTCAAGACTCGATTGGGCTGAGGCTGATGCGGCACTAATCAAACAGCTTTGGAAATAA
- the ligA gene encoding NAD-dependent DNA ligase LigA, which translates to MNKEIQSLVNQLNAASDAYYNGRDELMTDYEWDAAFDKLKKLEEETGIILPDSPTQNVSADNVAGKKEEHEFPALSLAKTKKVEDLAKWAENKPIWLSWKLDGLTLVVTYDNGKLTKVVTRGNGHIGTNITHLSTAIDGILQTIPYKGHLVIRGEAVISYPDFEQFNMEAEEEYANPRNLASGSLTLKDINEVKARHLRWIPFTLVYTEEEITSWGKRMEWLEQQGFKVIDREVIEQPTVDNIEAVIHHWTERVTGVSSSPFPYPVDGLVISYDDTVYAATGSVTGHHATRAGYAFKWQDESAETELDYIEWSCAASTISPVAIFRPVDLEGTTVKRASLCNISECERLGIGDKGTKIAVIKANKIIPKVINVIESVGTFHIPETCPVCHSATEVSESEVSGTRTLHCTNTHCPAKQLKKFGRFVSKEGVNIDGLSEQTVQKFINLGWIREYADLFHLTEHATELRTMEGFGNKSVTKLLAAIEKARNVEARRLLFALNIPLVGQDVCNRLLSAYPLEELIKTATESAAEDVFSTIAGIGPEKSASFVRWMKDNDNQSMLQHLLVELNVSQPSSAPTGDSCQGLTFVVTGDVHHYKNRNELKAYIESQGGKVTGSVSKSTNYLINNDVESTSGKNQKAKELSIPIISEDEFIARFAQVTAPETSSQPTEGSLF; encoded by the coding sequence ATGAACAAAGAGATACAATCACTTGTTAATCAACTTAATGCTGCATCCGACGCTTATTACAATGGTCGTGACGAACTTATGACAGACTATGAATGGGATGCAGCCTTTGATAAGCTAAAAAAGTTAGAAGAAGAAACGGGTATTATACTCCCCGATTCTCCAACACAAAATGTATCTGCCGATAATGTTGCCGGTAAAAAAGAAGAACATGAGTTCCCTGCACTATCCTTGGCAAAAACTAAGAAGGTAGAAGACCTTGCTAAATGGGCAGAGAATAAACCTATATGGCTCTCATGGAAGTTGGATGGTTTGACACTTGTTGTTACATACGATAATGGTAAACTGACAAAGGTTGTCACACGTGGAAATGGTCATATTGGCACCAATATTACTCATCTTTCTACGGCTATTGATGGTATCTTGCAAACCATTCCCTATAAGGGACATCTTGTTATCCGTGGTGAAGCTGTCATCAGTTATCCTGACTTTGAGCAGTTTAACATGGAAGCAGAGGAAGAATATGCCAACCCTCGCAACCTCGCATCAGGCTCTCTCACACTGAAAGACATCAATGAAGTAAAAGCCCGCCACTTGCGTTGGATTCCTTTTACACTCGTTTATACAGAGGAAGAAATAACTTCTTGGGGCAAAAGAATGGAGTGGCTTGAACAACAAGGATTCAAGGTTATAGATAGAGAGGTTATCGAACAGCCTACCGTTGACAATATAGAAGCGGTCATTCATCATTGGACAGAAAGAGTTACTGGCGTAAGTTCATCACCATTTCCCTACCCTGTTGACGGCTTGGTAATCTCATACGACGACACCGTTTATGCTGCAACAGGTTCTGTCACTGGTCATCATGCCACACGTGCAGGCTATGCTTTTAAATGGCAAGACGAGAGCGCTGAAACAGAATTAGACTATATAGAATGGTCATGTGCTGCTTCAACAATCTCGCCAGTAGCTATTTTTCGTCCTGTAGACTTAGAAGGAACAACCGTTAAACGTGCTTCCCTTTGTAATATCTCCGAATGTGAACGATTAGGGATTGGTGATAAAGGAACGAAGATAGCTGTTATAAAGGCAAATAAGATTATTCCAAAGGTTATCAATGTCATTGAAAGCGTTGGTACTTTCCATATTCCTGAGACTTGCCCAGTATGCCATTCTGCTACAGAAGTTAGCGAAAGCGAGGTTAGTGGAACACGCACACTACACTGTACCAATACACATTGTCCAGCTAAACAGCTGAAGAAGTTTGGTAGATTTGTATCAAAAGAAGGTGTAAACATTGACGGCCTCTCTGAACAGACCGTGCAAAAATTTATTAACCTTGGCTGGATTCGTGAATATGCTGACCTTTTCCATCTTACAGAACATGCCACAGAGCTGCGTACAATGGAAGGTTTCGGAAACAAGAGTGTCACTAAGTTATTGGCTGCTATTGAAAAGGCTCGTAATGTTGAAGCTCGTCGTCTGCTCTTTGCTTTAAACATTCCCCTTGTTGGACAAGATGTTTGTAATCGTCTTTTATCAGCATATCCATTGGAGGAACTTATTAAAACGGCTACAGAAAGTGCAGCAGAAGATGTCTTCTCGACCATTGCTGGTATTGGGCCAGAGAAGAGTGCAAGTTTTGTACGCTGGATGAAAGATAATGATAATCAATCAATGCTACAGCATCTGTTGGTTGAGCTAAACGTTAGTCAACCTTCATCAGCACCAACTGGTGATAGTTGCCAAGGATTAACCTTCGTCGTTACTGGTGATGTTCACCATTATAAGAATCGTAACGAACTGAAAGCATACATAGAAAGTCAAGGTGGTAAGGTAACTGGTTCTGTTTCTAAATCAACGAATTATCTTATAAACAATGACGTAGAAAGTACTTCTGGAAAGAATCAGAAAGCAAAGGAACTTTCCATTCCTATTATCTCTGAAGATGAATTCATAGCTCGCTTTGCACAGGTTACAGCACCAGAAACATCTTCACAACCAACAGAAGGAAGTCTATTCTAA
- a CDS encoding histidinol phosphate phosphatase, which yields MANRPIAYTLKERKGTVGNLKGKIVVQAHPTGRKRVDHRSFCDEVAHATTFTGAEVEAVLRLAAEIAKKHVENGDIVDFGDIGTLTPSFQSKLVEKGKAEFNPKVHITKPVVHLTPSKKYFTLTGVSYERVTAPEKETKKPAKNHSQSGPEIAES from the coding sequence ATGGCGAACAGACCTATTGCCTATACGCTAAAGGAGCGTAAAGGAACAGTTGGAAATTTGAAAGGAAAAATCGTTGTGCAGGCGCATCCTACAGGACGAAAGAGAGTTGATCATCGTAGCTTCTGTGATGAAGTGGCACACGCTACAACGTTCACAGGTGCAGAGGTTGAGGCTGTTCTCAGACTTGCAGCTGAAATAGCAAAAAAGCACGTTGAGAACGGAGACATTGTAGACTTCGGAGACATCGGGACACTTACACCTTCTTTCCAGAGCAAATTGGTTGAGAAGGGAAAAGCAGAGTTCAATCCAAAGGTTCATATTACGAAACCTGTGGTACACCTCACTCCCTCAAAGAAGTATTTTACACTTACTGGCGTGAGCTATGAACGTGTTACTGCACCTGAAAAAGAAACTAAGAAGCCAGCTAAGAATCATTCTCAATCGGGACCAGAGATTGCAGAATCATAA